The window CACGATCTCGCCGAGGCGTTCGATCCCGCGCATGTGGTCGGCCAGCGACTCGGTCGTGTACGCCTCGTCGAGCTGGTTGTTCAGCGTGAGCACGTCCACGCCGAGCCGGCCCAGCAACGTCGGCAGCACCAGGCTGGCCGTGCCGCCCGCCGTGTCGACCACGACCTTCAGCCCCGCCTCGCGGATTCCGGAGGTGTCCACGCAGCGCAGCAGCTCCTGCGTGTACTGCTCCATCGTCCGGCTCGGGAACGTCAGCTCCGCGATCTCGCCGGGGAACGCCCGGCGGAACTCCTCGCGGTAGAACACGCGTTCGAGCTTGCGCTGCGCCGCCTGGCTGAGGTCCGCGCCGTTGGCGTCGAGGAACGCGATGTCCAGGCTCTGCGGGTCGCCGCGGGTCGTGCGCAGCGTGATGCCGCCGACCGCGTCCCCGATCGCCACGTCGAACCGCGTCACCGGCGTCGGCGCCACCTCGAGGTCGCGCACGTTGATCGCGCTCGCGGTCAGTGCGCTGATCACCGCCCGCTTGAGCGCCCGCGCCGCGCGGCTCGCGTCGCGGCTGGTCGTGACGACGCTGCCCTTCTTGAGCGTCGTGGCGTACGCGCTGGCCAGGCGGACCGCCAGCTCCGGCGTGATCTCGACGTTGACCAGGCCGGAGACCCCGCGCGGGCCGAACAGGTTGCGCTGGCCCCGGCTCTCCCAGATCACGCTCGTGTTGACGAGCGCGCCGGCCTCGATCGTCTTGAAGGGGTACACCTTCACCCCGTGCGAGAGGAACGCCTCCTCCTCGATGACGCACTCGTCACCGACGACGGCGCCCTCCTCGATCCGTGCCGCCCGCATGACGTCGGTGTTCTTGCCCACGACGCAGCCGCGGAGGTTGGTCTGCGGGCCGATGAACACGTTGTCGTGGATCACCGCCCGGTGCAGGAACGCGCCGCTCTTCACGACGACGTTGCTGCCGAGCACGGTGTACTCGCGCAGCTCGGCCCCGCCCTCGACCTTCGCGTAGTCGCCGATGTACAGCGGCCCGCTCAGCGTCGCGTCCGGGTCGACCTCCGCGCCCTCCGCGACCCACACGCCCGGCTTCATCTCGAAGCCGTCGATCTCGACCTCGACCTCACGGTTCAACACGTCGGCCTGCGCGCGGATGTAGCTCTCGTGCGTGCCGACGTCCTCCCAGTAGCCGTCGGCGACGTAGCCGAACAACGGCGCGCCCTCGGCCAGCAGCTTCGGGAACACGTCGCCCGACCAGTCCACGACCTGGCCCTCGGCGACGTAGTCGAAGACCTCCGGCTCCATCACGTAGATGCCGGTGTTGGCGGTGTCGGAGAACACCTGCCCCCACGTCGGCTTCTCCAGGAACCGGTCGATCCGCCCGTCCTCGTCGGTGATGACGATGCCGAACTCGAGCGGGTTCGGGACCCGCTTGAGGCAG is drawn from Mycobacteriales bacterium and contains these coding sequences:
- a CDS encoding mannose-1-phosphate guanyltransferase; this encodes MRAVVMAGGEGTRLRPMTANQPKPLLPVVNKPIMEHVLRLLRRHGLTETVVTVQFLASLIRNYFGDGDELGMALDYATEVEPLGTAGSVKNAEDRLRDEPFLVISGDALTDIDLTALTEYHRKQGALVTVCLKRVPNPLEFGIVITDEDGRIDRFLEKPTWGQVFSDTANTGIYVMEPEVFDYVAEGQVVDWSGDVFPKLLAEGAPLFGYVADGYWEDVGTHESYIRAQADVLNREVEVEIDGFEMKPGVWVAEGAEVDPDATLSGPLYIGDYAKVEGGAELREYTVLGSNVVVKSGAFLHRAVIHDNVFIGPQTNLRGCVVGKNTDVMRAARIEEGAVVGDECVIEEEAFLSHGVKVYPFKTIEAGALVNTSVIWESRGQRNLFGPRGVSGLVNVEITPELAVRLASAYATTLKKGSVVTTSRDASRAARALKRAVISALTASAINVRDLEVAPTPVTRFDVAIGDAVGGITLRTTRGDPQSLDIAFLDANGADLSQAAQRKLERVFYREEFRRAFPGEIAELTFPSRTMEQYTQELLRCVDTSGIREAGLKVVVDTAGGTASLVLPTLLGRLGVDVLTLNNQLDEAYTTESLADHMRGIERLGEIVSASRAHFGVRFDHAGERIALVDERGVLIHDDRAMLVMLDLVAAERRSGTVVLPVTTTRIAEMVTRYHGVDVAWTSQSPYDLVTRARDAGVIFAGDGRGGVVVPEFTAALDGVAAFVRLAGLVARTNLTLSQIDARIPTAFVVRQSVPTPWAAKGLVMRSVVEAAAGRELDTTDGVRVVEPDGRWALVLPDPAEAVTHLWAEGPDAAAASALLEEWAAVVDAAGH